The DNA segment AGGTTAAATTGATCGAGAGTCCCAACAATTCCTGTGAAATTTACTGCCGCCAATCCAGCACGCAAGTTTCTGAGACTGCTGCCGCAGAACCCGTCTTAGCAACTCGATAAATGTGAGTTCGGCGTTTGGGGGAGGGGCGTTTTGATAAAACGTCCTCTCAATCTTCGTACCAACTCGAACGCCAAGCCAATTCTGCTCGCGCGATCGCGCGTTCCCGTTGTTTTTTGCGATACTGCTTTTGCAGTTTGCTCAAATTCGCCGCTAGTTGACGAATGGGATTGCGTTCCCGATTTAAAATAGGATTGGAAAACTCAATTTCTGACAGCCGTAAATAAATCACCGTAATCGGAACGACCTTAGACTCATTCTCCGATTCAGTCGCATCCGACTCAACTAACAGGCTCAAAAGATGGGGAGGATTATTCATCGGCGATCCCGCTTCCTCCGCCTGAATCGCCATCTCCAAAAACTGCTGGGGAAGATTCATCGGCAAAATCTTCGCATCCTGAAATATACGGTTAACCTCAGATGCCGCCGCTTGTAGATGCTGACCGATCGATCGTTCGATCAGCTTAATCCATTGCAATGCGGACTCAGGTGTATTGAGCTGCTGTAATTGAGTGCTAAGAGTCTCCGTTTCCATCGACAGCACTTGAGCCTCAGATCCCTCAGATTTTCCCTCCTCAATAGGTTCTGTTGGCTCGCCATTGGGTGCGGTGTCAATGTCAAGTAACTCATTCAACTGTTTCGCCTCTTCCTCATTCAATTGCTCCTCTGTAAGGGGAGGTGAAGGTATTTGTTGCGAAGTGTCCAAGAGAGAACTAAAAGATTGCTGTGCCTGTTTGCTGGCGCGTTGCAAATCCTGTTGAACCTTTTGCCGTTCGGCAAAGGATAACTGAAGAAAAGCGTCGGGATAAACCTGAGTGCAGATGTGATAGCTCGCTAGAATGAGTTGTTGCTGTACCGACTGACCCAGGCGTTGTAGATATTCACTATATCTTGCATGGAGTTCGAGCGCGATCGCGGCAACATTCTCAGAAAGGGTTGCCATATCTTGCTCGATTTGTTGAATCGATCGCGGCATAGCAGGAATGAATGATGAAGAATAGCGACAAAAAAAGGCAAAAGAAAGACGAGTTATTCCCTACTTTTGCCTTGAATCGATGGAATTATTCAGAGAAATCAATACATCCTAATTACTGCCCCATTTGAGCAGCAACTTCATCTGCGAAGTTAGATTCTTCCTTCTCAATTCCTTCTCCCAAAATAAAGCGACTAAAGCGCCTGATCTGAATATTTTCACCAATTTGAGCGACCGTTTGCTTCACCAACTCCTCAACCGTGATACTTTGATCCTTAATATAGGGTTGATCCATCAAAGACATTTCCTTCAGTCGCTTGTCAATTCGACCCTGAACGATCTTTTCTCTGATATTTTCCGGCTTGCTCGCCAAGTCTTCTCGACCCATTTCAATTTCTTTCTCTTTTTGGGAAAATGCCTGGGGAATATCATCTACCTTCACATATTCCACATTGGGGCAAGCCGCGATTTGCATCGCCACATCGCGCACCAAATTTTGGAATTCCTCGCGACGCGCCACAAAGTCGGTTTCGCAATTAATCTCAACCAAAACTCCCACGCGACCTCCGGTATGGATATAGCTACCCACTAAACCCTCAGCAGCAACGCGACCGGCTTTCTTCTCTGCGGAAGTAATGCCCTTTTGCCGCAACCATTCCGTTGACTTGGCAACATCGCCATCATTCTCCGTCAGCGCCTTCTTACAATCCATCATGCCCGCGCCCGTTTTCTCGCGCAGTTCTTTGACCAACTGGGCTGAAATTTTACCCTTTTTAGGCTCGGATTTTACAGACTGAGAGGGAGTTTCACTAGCTGCCGCTTGGGGTTCTGCTTTTTTCTTTTTACCTTTTGCCATGACTGTAATTGGAGATAGAGTAACCTGCTGAGAGGGAATGATGAATCCTACAAATTAGCCCGTTCATCATTACCCCATGACTATTTTATTCGTTGCTGCCTTCGTCTTTCTGTTCCTCTGGAGAGTCATCTCCAGGAACTTCATTTACCTCTGCTTCTGGTTCGGCTTTTACCTCTGCTTCTGGTTCAGCTTTTACCTCTGCTTCTGGTTCGGCTTTTACCTCTGGCTCTGGCTCAGATTTTACCTCTGGCTCTGGCTCAGCTTTTACCTCTGGCTCTGGTTCAGCTTTTACCTCTGGCTCTGGCTCAGCTTTTACCTCTGGCTCTGGCTCAGATTTTACCTCTGCTTTTGGTTCAGCTTTTACCTCTGGCTCTTCTTCTTCCTGTGCCTCTATCTCTTCTTCAGCTAAGGCATCTTCAAACTCTTCGTAGTCTTCGTCCGTATCCAATTGACCGTGACGACCCTCATAAATTGCATCCGCCAACCGACCCACGATCAATTTAATTGAGCGAATGGCATCATCATTAGCGGGAACGGGAACGTCAACTAAATCGGGGTCGCAGTTGGTATCTAGTAGCGAAACGATGGGAATTCCCAATTTTTGACATTCGAGGATGGTGTTATATTCCCGACGGAGGTCTACAATAATCACCACATCGGGCGGACGGCGCATCAGTTTGATTCCACCCAGATATTTCTGAAGTTTCCCAAGTTCGCGACGCAAAACCGACGCTTCTTTTTTGGGTCGTCGGTCGATACTCCCGTTCGCTTCAAGCTGTTCGAGTTCTTTGAGGTGGTCGATGCGAGTTCGGATGGTTTCCCAGTTGGTGAGCATTCCCCCCAACCAGCGTTGGTTAACGTAGTAAGCACCACAACGACTGGCTTCTTGGGCAATAATTCCCGCAGCTTGGCGTTTGGTTCCAACAAACAAAAACTTCTGACCCCGTTCTGAGGCGGCACGCATATAGTCGTAGGCTTCTTCCATCAGTTGGGCGGTCTGCACCAAATCGATGATATGAACGCCGTTCCGTGCGGTGTAGATGTAGGTATCCATTTTTGGATTCCAACGGCGGGTTTGGTGTCCAAAGTGGACTCCTGACTCTAGCAAATCTGCGAGAGAGACAACTGGCATATTTTTTTCTCCTGATTCGGGTTTATCCTCCATCCAGGTGGATTTCCTTGTAAAGAAACACCCGAAATCCTGGATGTGCGAATTTTAAGACAGTTTTTCTAGGGTAGCACGGATCGACTGACAGAACAGAATTGATAGAATGGGTAGCACATTTAAAGTCGCAAGGTTCCCATCCGCCACGAATAAAACATTATGGTTCAAGTTACAGAATTAGCAAATTACACCGCAGAGATTGCCAAGAAATTGGGCATCAAAAAATATGATATCTTTGGTTCTGCCGCCGATGCGACGAGTGTTGAAGTCGAACGGGGCGAACCCAAACAGGTCAAGGCTTCTAATCGCTCTAGCGTTATCGTGCGTGTGTGGAACGATGGCAATACAATGGGCGTGACTTCTACAACTGATGTCGATCCCAATGGGATTGAATTAGCCCTGAAAATGGCGCAGGAAGCGAGCGCTTTCGGGGTTAAGGAGCATACGCCAGATTTTAGTCCGGAGGCAACTGCTGAAACTGCTGAGGTGAAGCGCAAACCCGAACCCCAAGCTGAAGTTTCAGCACTCATTGAAAAGCTTCTGGTGGCTGAAAAAGAACTAACAAACTCGCATCCGGCGATTGAAAGCGTTCCCTACAACGGGTTGTCTCAACGGGATATCGACCGTTTTTATCTCAATAGCGACGGTGCAATCCGGGATGAGGCAGCTTCCTATAGTTCGGTGTACCTCTATACCAAAGCTGAGGAAGAGGGGAAAAAGCCTCGCAGCGCGGGGAGTTATAAGGTTAACGAGCGTTTGGCAGATTTGGATATTGCCGGGTGCATTCAGGAAGCGGCCCAAAAAACGATTAGTCATTTGAACTATAAAAAAATTCCGTCAGGGAAGTATCGCGTGGTTTTTTCGGCGGAAGCTTTTTTGAGTTTGTTGGGGGCGTTTTCTAATCTGTTTAACGCTCAAAGCATTCTCGATAAGCAAAGTCTTTCCACTCCAGAATCCTTGGGCGAATCGATCGCGTCCCCGTTACTTTCGGTGTCTGACGATCCTCTGCATTCTGCGAATATTGGCGCGTCCACTTTTGATGGGGAAGGCACGCCAACCCGATGCACGCCTTTAATTACAGAGGGGGTGTTAGCCGGATTTTTGCACAGTGCGGGAACGGCGAAGCGGATGAATGCTAAACCGACGGGCAATGCGAATATTGGGGCGAAGGTGACGGTGAGTCCCCATTTTTATCATGTTTTCCCCGGTCGGGCTGCGGAGGGAGAGTATGATTTGGACTCGGCAGAAAATGTTATTTTGATTGACGATCTCAGCGCGCTACACGCGGGTGTTAATGCGCTACAAGGGTCGTTTTCGCTGCCCTTTGATGGTTGGTTGGTGAATGGGCGCGATCGCGTCAGTATCGATTCGTCAACGATTGCCGGAGATTTTCGAGAACTGCTACAATCGATTATCTACGTAGAGCCGGACCCAGAAATTACACCTTCTGGCGTTTGTCCGCGAATTTGGGTCGATAATCTCTCGGTCGCAGGGGAGTAGTCTCAAAACCCAGACATAGCAAGGAATGGGGGCAAACTGTCCCCGCAGGAAAGTTGGAAGATTGCCAGCTTTTCAGGATGGCGCGCGATCGCGAAAGTTTCTCTTTGAGAAAAATTTTTCCGGATGGCATCTAAAGAACTCCGTATCAGGGAATAGAAGACCTGACACGGATTTTTACTATGCACATCTACATTTCTATAGTGCTTCTGAGCATAATATCAATGGCTCTTCCTGTAAAGTCTCAGGATGTTGAAGCACAAACTCAATCTCGTTCGCCCATCGCCTTAGAAGATAGCAGTAAGATGCGCGGCAATAACGACAGCGATTGCATCTATCGCGGCTGCGGACGCACCAACAAAAAAGCAAGAGGTAGCGGACGCATCAACACCGGAAAAGCCCGTGGAAGCGGCAGAATTTCTCCCAAACCGATTAGTGCCGATTCCACTCAAGGCGAGTCTACGACTGCATAAGCCAGCAATTACTGCAAGTAGAAACGGCAGTGCCTCAACCCCGATCGTACTGCCCTTATTCCCTTTTCACTCGCAAAAAAATCTTCTGAATGATTGTTATATTTATTTCTTACTCGTGCTGAAAAGCACGTAGTATTTGCTTTTGGGTCAGTAATTTTCTGTGATAAAATAGAAACCTTGGCATTAGGGTGCAGGTCAATCGAGTGAAGGAATTGGTGAAAGTTCGCTCTTATTCCCAAGCTATGCTAAAAATGAACTTTTTGATAATACCTGCAATGTCATTATAGAAACTATGAACAAAGACCTCGATCTGATCAAACGTCTTAGCCCTAGTTCGATGGATCAGATCATGTTTTATCTCGCGTTTAGTGCGATGAGAACGAGCGGTCATCGGCATGGGGCATTTCTCGATGCTGCGGCGACGGCTGCCAAGTGTGCGATTTACACCACCTATATCGAACAAGGTGAAAACATTCGGATGACCGGACACCTGCACCACATCGAACCCAAGCGGGTGAAAGCGATTGTGGCGGAAATTCGGCAAGCCTTAACCGAAGGAAAATTATTGAAGATGTTGGGTTCCCAAGAACCCCGTTACTTGATTCAATTTCCTTACGTTTGGTTGGAGAAATATCCCTGGCAACCGGGCCGATCGCGCGTTAACAAAACAAACCTCGCACCAGAAGACCGCAAGCAAATAGAGGGCAAACTTCCCAAACCCATTCCCGATGCCCAACTGATCGACTCATTTCAGTTTTTTGAGTTAATTGAATACCTCCACACCCGTTCTCAAGAAGGCTTGCCTTCCGAACGAAGAATGCCAATGAGCGAAGCCCTTGCCGAGCATATCAAACGGCGTTTGATCTATTCTGGGACGGTGATGCGCGTCGATTATGCAGGAGGCTTGCCGTTCTACGGGCTAATGCGAGCGACCTATTCC comes from the Lusitaniella coriacea LEGE 07157 genome and includes:
- the tsf gene encoding translation elongation factor Ts is translated as MAKGKKKKAEPQAAASETPSQSVKSEPKKGKISAQLVKELREKTGAGMMDCKKALTENDGDVAKSTEWLRQKGITSAEKKAGRVAAEGLVGSYIHTGGRVGVLVEINCETDFVARREEFQNLVRDVAMQIAACPNVEYVKVDDIPQAFSQKEKEIEMGREDLASKPENIREKIVQGRIDKRLKEMSLMDQPYIKDQSITVEELVKQTVAQIGENIQIRRFSRFILGEGIEKEESNFADEVAAQMGQ
- the hetR gene encoding heterocyst differentiation master regulator HetR, with product MNKDLDLIKRLSPSSMDQIMFYLAFSAMRTSGHRHGAFLDAAATAAKCAIYTTYIEQGENIRMTGHLHHIEPKRVKAIVAEIRQALTEGKLLKMLGSQEPRYLIQFPYVWLEKYPWQPGRSRVNKTNLAPEDRKQIEGKLPKPIPDAQLIDSFQFFELIEYLHTRSQEGLPSERRMPMSEALAEHIKRRLIYSGTVMRVDYAGGLPFYGLMRATYSPEGQEERTYTTIEDTARYFRLMRDWAEKKPQVMRVLETLDIAPENVQQAQEELDEIIRNWADRHHQEDGKPMILQMVFGEEDES
- a CDS encoding TldD/PmbA family protein, with the translated sequence MVQVTELANYTAEIAKKLGIKKYDIFGSAADATSVEVERGEPKQVKASNRSSVIVRVWNDGNTMGVTSTTDVDPNGIELALKMAQEASAFGVKEHTPDFSPEATAETAEVKRKPEPQAEVSALIEKLLVAEKELTNSHPAIESVPYNGLSQRDIDRFYLNSDGAIRDEAASYSSVYLYTKAEEEGKKPRSAGSYKVNERLADLDIAGCIQEAAQKTISHLNYKKIPSGKYRVVFSAEAFLSLLGAFSNLFNAQSILDKQSLSTPESLGESIASPLLSVSDDPLHSANIGASTFDGEGTPTRCTPLITEGVLAGFLHSAGTAKRMNAKPTGNANIGAKVTVSPHFYHVFPGRAAEGEYDLDSAENVILIDDLSALHAGVNALQGSFSLPFDGWLVNGRDRVSIDSSTIAGDFRELLQSIIYVEPDPEITPSGVCPRIWVDNLSVAGE